GCCCACGGCCTCCTCGGCGGCGGCATCCGCGTGCTCCGCCGCCTCCGCGCCTGCCGCGCGGCGTCGCACGCCTGCTGATCCTGCGTCGAGTTTGGTCGTACGGCGCGGCAGGTTCGTCGAGTTTGGTCGTACGGCGCGGTGACGTGGGCCTGTGGATTCGCGGTGGCGGGTGTCGGTGGGCGCGCATAGAATCGCACACATGTTTGATCATCTCTCGCCTCGCGGGTTGCTGGATGCAGCCGCTGAGGCGGTGCGCGCCCGCCAGTTGGCGGAGGTGCGTGACCTGGAGGTGATCGCGGCGTGGGCGGCGGTGCACTCGGGGGAGTCCTCGCGGCGGATGAATCCGTTGGTGATGGTGGGTGGGGAGGGTACGCCGCGGGTGCAGGACCACGCCCTCGGCGAGATCGCCCTGGCCCGCGGCTCAGGCGTGGTCGCGACGATCAACGCCCTCGCGGATGTGCTGGACCTCCAGCACCGGCTGCCGTTGACGTGGGCGGTGGTGCGGCAGGGGACGGCGGAGGTGTACGTCGCACGCAAGGTCGCCCGCATGTCCCGGCACCTGCCGCGTGCGGTGGTCGGTGTCGTCGACTCTGTGGTGGCGCGGATGATCGCCGCCGAGGCACCCGGGCGGGTGCTGACCGTGGCCGAGGGCAAGGTGATCGAGGCCGACCCCGCGCTGCACGAGGAGCGGGTGGAGGAGGAGAAGCGCCGCCGCTACGTCGGCCTGGGCCGCACCGACGAGTACGGACTCCGCACGTTGATCGCCCGGCTCGATGCCGGGGATGCGGCGTGGGTGCAGGCCACCGTCACCCGGGTCGCGGAGATCATCACCCCCGGCCACCCCGATGCGACCGCGGACGAGGTGCGGGCGATCGCGCTGGGCTACCTCGCCCGTCCGGCCGAGCTCCTCGCGCTCCTCGTCGAGCACGAAACCACCGCGAGCGGCGCTGAGACTGGAGTCGAGCCGGAGCCGGTCACCGACGACGAACCCCTGCGGCCCTCACGCGCGACCGCGCTGCCTGTCGACGTCCTCGATGCCCTCCGGAGCACCGATCTGACCAGGCTCCGCCCGAAGGCCAGGCTCTACGTCCACCTCCACGAAGCCACCCTCCTCGGCGCCCAGGGCGTCGCCCGTGTCGAAGCCCTCGGACCCCGCACACTCGGCGCCGTCCACCAGCTCCTCGCGACCACCCAGGTCACCGTCAAGCCGGTCATCGACCTTGCCGACGCCGTCCGCACCACCGCCTACGAACACCCCGAGTCAGTGAAAGAACGGGTGTACCTCACCACCGGCGGCGACTACTGGCCCTACGCCACCTCCACCAGCCGCAACACCGACTACGACCACCCCACCCCCTTCGATCCGAGCACGGCAGAGCAACAGACCGGCACCCACAACTCCGGCCTCCTGCAACGCCGTCACCACCGCTGGAAGACCCACGCCGGCTACCAAGCCAGACAGCGAGCGCCGGGCCACTACGTCTGGCTCACCCCGAACGGTCTCGGCTTCACCACCGGCCCGACCGGCACCCACCCCTGCTCCGAGAACGAGGCCCGCCTCTTCATCGCCCTCGCCGACCGACGCGAGCGGGGGAGCCCGAGCCCGCCTCTGGAACAATCCGACGCGTGAGCACCGAACCCCTCGTCCTCGGCATCGAGACCTCGTGCGACGAGACGGGCGTCGGGATCGTGCGCGGCACGACGCTGTTGGCCGACACCGTCGCGAGCAGCGTCGAGGAGCACGCACGGTTCGGCGGCGTCGTCCCGGAGGTCGCCAGCCGCGCCCACCTCGAGGCCATGGTCCCGACGATCGAGCGCGCCTGCGCGACCGCGGGAATCCGCCCGAGCGACGTCGACGCGATCGCCGTGACGAGCGGTCCCGGCCTCGCGGGGGCCCTCCTGGTCGGCGTCGCGAGCGCCAAGGCGCTGGCGCTGGGGCTCGGCAAGCCGCTGTACGGCGTCAACCACCTCGCCGCCCACGTCGCGGTCGACCAGCTCGAGCACGGACCGCTGCCCGAGCCCTGCATCGCCATGCTCGTCTCGGGCGGCCACTCGAGCCTGCTCAAGGTCACCGACCTGACCCTCGGCGTGGACCCGATGGGCGCCACGATCGACGACGCGGCGGGGGAGGCCTTCGACAAGGTCGCCCGCCTGCTCGGCCTGCCCTTCCCGGGCGGCCCGCACGTCGACCGCGCTGCCCGCGACGGCGAGATCAGCATCGACTTCCCCCGCGGCCTCACCAGCCGTCGCGACCTCGAGCGGCACCGCTTCGACTTCTCGTTCTCCGGCCTCAAGACGGCGGTCGCCCGCTGGGTCGAGGCCCGCGAGCGCTCCGGCGAGCCCGTCTCGGTGCCCGACGTCGCCGCGAGCTTCCAGGAGGCGGTCTGCGACGTCCTCGTGCGCAAGGCGCTCGACGCCGCCACCGCGGAGGGGATCGAGGACCTCCTCCTGGGTGGCGGCGTCGCGGCCAACTCGCGGCTCCGGTCGATGGTGCTGGAGCGGGCCGAGCGCGCCGGCGTACGCGTCCGGATCCCGCGCCCCGGCCTCTGCACCGACAACGGCGCGATGGTCGCCGCGCTCGGCGCGGAGATGGTGGCCCGCGGGCGCACTCCCTCCGCGCTGGACCTGCCCGCCGACTCCTCCCAGCCCGTCACGAGCGTGCTGGTCTGAGGGAGCCGACGGGCGGCCGAGGTCACCGCACGTAGAACCGCGCCTCGCCGTTGTCGTACAGGGGGTCGTACTCCTCGATCGGCGCGGCGAGGTCCGCCCGCCCGGTCGTGACGTCGATGCGCACGAGGCCGTAGCGGGCCGGTGCGTTGTCCGACACGCTCTGCTTGACGCTCACGAGCAGCGTCCGTGCGTTCTCCCATGCGCCGGCGTAGACGAAGGTCTGCATCCCGGTGGGCAGGCCGATCTCGACGATCGACTCCCCGCTCTCGGCATCGATGATGCTCTCGGCGTTCCCGTTGTACGCGACCTGGCTCTCGGACGGTCCGGCGAGCACCATGCGGCTGTCGGTCGAGAACGTCCCGTAGCTGCGGCACCCCGTCGTCGACCAGCCGAGCGGCTCGTCGTCCTCCACGCGGCGGACGGTCGCGCAGTCGCCGTCGGCGCTGTAGGACGTCCGCACCGCCAGCTCGCCGTCGGGCGACACGGCGTCGGTCAGCTCCGACGCGAGCTCGTCGACCGTTCCGTCCAGACCCATGAGCAGCGTCGCGGTGGCGAGGGAGTCGCCTGTCGTGACGACGACGTCGTCACCCCGGAACGCCAACGGGGCGGCGGAGGGCACGGAGCCGTCGCCGGCCGGCACGTCGGTGCGGCTGATCTCCACGCCGTCGGCGTCGGCGACGACGAGCTCCAATCGCCCCGCGGCCGCGGCGGCGTCGACCGGCTGCTCGACCCAGGCGACCCGCGCCGTCGCCGGGTCGTAGGCGAGCGTGGTCCCCACGGTCAGGCCCTCCTCGGGCCCCGCGACGGTCTCCACGAGGTCCCCGTCGGCGCTGAGGTGCCGCAGCTCGTAGACCCCGTCGCCCGGAGCGACGGTGGCCAGCCACTCGCCCTGCCCGAAGGGCACGACGTCCCCGACGAGGCTGGCGCCGGGCTCACCCTCGAGCGTGTACGTCGCCCCGCCCGGCAGGTGGATCGCGTCGTCGAGCAGGTAGGGCACGCCCGCGGGGACACCCGTCGGCAGTGCGTCGAGGTCGATCGTGATGCTCTCGCCCTGCACGGCGGGGATCTCGGCACTCGCCGTACCACTCGTCGCCGGGTCGACCGACCGGTCACTGGATCCTCCGCCGAGCAACCCCAGCGGCGCGACGACGGCGAGCACGACGGCGGCAGCCCCCGCCCCGACCAGAGCGGTGCGCGTGCGCCGGATCCGGCGGGCACGGCCGCGTACGGCGTCGAGGTCGAGCCGCGGCGTACCGGCGTCCCCGGCGTGCTCGCGCAGGGTGCGGGTGAGCTGGTCGTCCAGGTCGTTCGTCATCGCTGCTCCTCTCGGAGGTGGGAGGGGGTCCGGTCGCGGAGCGCCGCGAGGGCGCGGCTGGCCTGCGACTTCACGGTCCCGGGGGAGATCCCGAGGGTGGTGGCGATCTCGGCCTCGCTGAGGCCTTCGTAGTAGCGCAGCACGATCACCGCGCGCTGCTTGCGGGGCAGGGTCTGCACGAAGTCCCAGAGCCGCCCGGCGGTGCCGTCGTCGTAGTCGTCGCGGTGCTGCACGGTGTCGGGCACCTCGTCGGTGCTGGACTCGCGCTTCTTCCAGGCGCGCCGCCACAGCGAGTTGTGCTCGTTGACGAGGATCCGTCGCGCGTAGCCGTCGAGCGACGTGTGCGCCTCGACCTTGTCCCACGCGAGGTACAGCTTCGCCAGCGTGGTCTGCACGAGGTCCTCGGCGGTGTGCCGGTCGCCGCAGAGCAGGTACGCGGTGCGCAGCAGGCTCGCCTGGCGCGCGGCCATGTAGTCCGCGAACTCGTCGTCGCGGCTGCGTCGCCGGGGCGTCGTCAACGTCGCTCCTGGGGTCGTCATCTCTCACCTCCATCCTTCCGCGACCAAGACGCGACCGTCCTCGCATCGGTTGCATCGGGGAGGATGGTCCGGTCAGGTCCACGAGCTCCAGGAGAGGGAGTCGCACATGCACGAGGTCAAGGCAGTCGTCGCGAAGTCGGTCGGGGAGCCGGTGAGCCTGGAGACGATCCTGGTGCCCGACCCGGGTCCGGGGGAGGCGTTGGTGAAGGTGCAGGCGTGCGGGGTGTGCCACACGGACCTGCACTACCGCGAGGGTGGGATCAACGACGAGTTCCCGTTCCTGCTGGGCCACGAGGCCGCGGGTGTTGTCGAGGCCGTCGGCGAGGACGTGACGACGGTGGCGCCGGGCGACTTCGTCGTCCTCAACTGGCGCGCGGTGTGCGGTGACTGTCGGGCGTGCGACCGGGGTGAGCCGCAGTACTGCTTCAACACCCACAACGCGACGCAGAAGATGACGCTGGCGGACGGTACGCCGCTGTCCCCGGCCCTGGGTATCGGCGCGTTCGCCGAGAAGACGCTCGTGGCCGCGGGTCAGTGCACGAAGGTCGACCCGGAGGCCCGTCCGGCCGCGGTGGGCCTGCTGGGCTGCGGCGTGATGGCCGGCATCGGTGCCGCCATCAACACCGGCAACGTGTCCCGTGGCGACGTGGTCGCGGTCATCGGCTGCGGCGGTGTCGGGGTGGCGGCGATCGCGGGCGCCGCGCTGGCGGGTGCCGGCACGATCATCGCGGTCGACATCGACGACAAGAAGCTCGAGGGCGCCCGGAAGCTCGGCGCCACCCACACGGTCAACTCCAAGGAGACCGATCCGGTGGCGGCGATCAAGGCGATCGCGGGCGCGGCGGCGGGTCACGAGGGTGCGGACGGTGCGGACGTCGTGATCGAGGCGGTGGGTCGTCCGGAGACATGGGAGCAGGCGTTCTACGCCCGTGACCTGGCCGGCACGGTCGTCCTGGTCGGCGTCCCGACGCCGGACATGAAGGTCCCGCAGATCCCGCTGATCGACGTGTTCGGTCGGGGTGGGTCGCTGAAGTCCAGCTGGTACGGCGACTGCCTGCCCAACCGTGACTTCCCCATGCTGGTCGACCTGTACCGGCAGGGACGTCTCGACCTGGACGCGTTCGTGACCGAGGAGATCGGGATCGAGGACGTCGAGGCCGCGTTCGAGAAGATGCACCACGGCGAGGTCCTGCGCAGCGTGGTGGTCCTCTGATGGCGAGCACGCACCACGCCGCGGGCGGCGCCCGCGTCGACCACGGCGTCGTCGCGGGCACGTTCAGCCTCGACGGGGAGACGTTCGACGTCGACAACAACATCTGGGTCGTCGGTGACGACGCCGAGGTGATCGTCATCGACGCCCCCCACGACGTCGACGCCATCCTCGCGATCGTCGGCGACCGCAAGGTCAAGGCGATCGTGTGCACCCACGCCCACGACGACCACGTGCGCGTCGCGCCCGAGCTGCGCAAGCGCACGAGCGCGCCGATCCTCCTGCACCCCGACGACCGTCCGCTGTGGGAGCTGACCCACCCCGACGAGCTGTGGGACGTCGACCTCTCCGACGGTCAGGACATCGCCGTGGGCGGTACGACGCTGACCGTGCTCCACACCCCGGGCCACGCCCCGGGAGCGGTCTGCCTGCACGCCCCCGAGCTGGGTGTCGTCTTCACCGGCGACACGCTCTTCAACGGCGGCCCGGGGGCCACCGGCCGGTCCTACTCGGACCGTCCGACCATCGAGGCCTCGATCAAGGCACGGCTCTTCGCCCTCCCCGCGGAGACGGTCGTCCACACCGGTCACGGCGACGACACCACCATCGCCGCCGAGATGACGAACCTCACCTGACCGAGCGCTCGGTCCGTCGCCCGTCTAGGCTGGACGGCGGACCGAGCGCACGGGGCCTCCCCGCTGCTCTCCGGCTGTCCGACGAACCCGAGAAGCACAGGAGCCCGCCATGCCCGAAGCCGTCATCGTCTCCACCGCCCGCTCGCCCATCGGCCGTGCCGGGAAGGGGTCGCTCAAGGACATGCGCCCCGACGACCTCGCCGTGCAGATGGTCGAGGCCGCGCTGGCGAAGGTGCCCGAGCTCGACCGCAAGGACATCGTCGACCTCGCCCTCGGCGTCGGCCAGCCCGCCGGCGAGTCGGGCAACAACCTGGCCCGCGTGGTGGCCGTGCTCGCCGGGATGGACCACCTCCCCGGCGTGACGGTCAACCGCTACTGCTCGTCCAGCCTGCAGACCACCCGCATGGCGTTCCACGCCATCAAGGCCGGCGAGGGCGACGTCTTCCTCTCCGCCGGTGTGGAGACCGTCAGCCGGTTCGGCAACGGCTTCGCCGACGACCCGGCCGCGCAGAACCCGGTCTTCGGCGAGGCCGTCCGCCGCACCGAGGCGCGCGCGGCCGGTGGGGCCGACACGTGGCGCGACCCGCGCGAGGACGGCGCGCTGCCCGACATCTACATCGCGATGGGCCAGACCGCGGAGAACGTCGCGCAGAAGCTCGGCATGAGCCGCGAGGAGCAGGACCGCTTCGGCGTCCGCAGCCAGAACCTCACCGAGGAGGCCATCGCGAGCGGCTTCTGGGCCACGGACATCACCCCCGTCACCCTCCCGGACGGCACCGTGGTGTCGACCGACGACGGTCCGCGGGCGGGCACGACGTACGAGGCCATCAGCCAGCTCAAGCCCGTCTTCCGTCCCGACGGCACGGTCACCGCGGGCAACGCCTGCCCGCTCAACGACGGCGCCGCGGCCCTCGTGATCATGAGCGACACCAAGGCGAAGGAGCTGGGCCTCACCCCGCTCGCGCGCATCGTGTCCACCGCCGTCACGGGCCTCTCGCCCGAGATCATGGGCCTCGGCCCGGTCGAGGCGATCCCGGCGGCCCTGCGCAACGCCGGCATGAGCGTCGGCGACATCGACCTCTTCGAGATCAACGAGGCGTTCGCCGTCCAGGCCCTCGGCTCGGCGCAGCAGATCGGGATCGACGTCGACAAGCTCAACGTCAACGGCGGCGCCATCGCCGTCGGTCACCCCTTCGGCATGACCGGCGCGCGCATCACGAGCACCCTCATCAACTCGCTGACGTGGCACGACAAGCAGTTCGGCGTCGAGTCGATGTGCGTCGGCGGCGGCCAGGGCATGGCGATGGTCATCGAGCGCCTGTCCTGACGCGAACGGCCGGGGTCAGACGGGGCGCACCAGCAGCGCCGTACCCTCCCCGGCCACCCGGGTCAGCACCACCGTCGCCTCGGCGTCGCCCCGGAGCGCCAGCCGCTTGCGCAGCTGCTCCGGGACGACGTCGACGCCGCGCTTCTTGATGGTGAGCCGGCCGACGCCGCGCTCGCGGAGCGCTGCGCGGAGCGCCTTCTCGCGGTAGGGCAGCTCCTCCACCACCTCGTACGTCGCGGCGAACGGCGTGCGGAACCCGGCGTCCGAGGTGACGTAGGCGATGTGCTCGTCGAGCAGGCCGCCGTCGACCGCTCCGGCGACGGCGGTGACGAGCCCGGCGCGGATGACGGCACCGTCGGGCTCGTAGAGGTAGCGGCCGACGGCGCGGACGGGGCGCTCGGCGCCGTCGTAGGGGTCGTCCTCGTCCGTGAGCGTCGCGAGCCCCTCGGCCCGGAGCACGGTCGCGCGGCGGCGGGTGACGGCGAGGTGGGGCGACCAGAGCACCGCCTCCTTCACGTCGCCGCGGTCGCTGACCCACTCCGCCTCGACGCCCGCGGGCACGAGGTCGTGGGGGAGGCCCGGCGCGAGCTTCGCGACGGCGGGGCGGCTGGTGAGGAGCCCGGCGACGAAGTCCCAGGACGGCACCCAGGCGTCGGCGTCGAAGACCCGGCCGCGACCGTCGCGGCGGGCGGGGTCGACGGTCGCGACACCGAACCCCCCGAGCGGCAGCGCCGTCGCGTCCGCGACGGTGACCGCCCCCTCGAGCCCGAGGGCGGCGAGGTTCGCCTCGGCCATCGCGACACGGAGTGGGTCGAGGTCGACCCCCGCCGCGACGAGACCGGCGCGGGCCAGGGCCGTCAGGTCGCCGCCGATGCCGCAGCCGAGGTCGACCACGGAGGAGGGCCGGGCCGCGGCGAGCCGGGCGGCCCGGTGGTCGGCGACCGCGCGGCGGGTCGCCTGCTCGAGGCCGTCGGGCGTGAAGAACATCCGCAGCGCGTCCTCGCCGAACTTGGCGACGCCGCGCACCCGCAGCCCGACCTGGGTCAGGGCCGCGGCGGAGCGCTCGGGGTCCGGCTCGGTGCGCCGCACCGTCGCCGCCGCCCGCACGGGGTCGCCGTCGGCGTCGGCGTAGGCGCGCGCGGCGACGTCCAGCAGCGTGCGCCCGTCGTGCGTCAGCAGCCACCGGAAGGTCTCGAGGTCCACGGCGTCCATCCTCCCAGACACTTCTGGCACTCGCTCTGGTGGAGTGCTAACGTCGGCGCTGGCACTCTCCGGGTGAGTGTGCCAATCGTCGACGACGACGGCGCGACCCCCGCGACGGCGCGCTCGGAGCCGGCGACGACCACAGCCCCGTCGGGCGGCGTCCGCCGTCCGGCATTCGGATCCGCACGGAAAGTGGAGGTCGACATCGTGTCGGTCAACATCAAGCCCCTCGAGGACCGCATCGTCGTCAAGCCGCTCGACGCCGAGCAGACCACGGCGTCCGGTCTCGTCATCCCCGACACCGCGAAGGAGAAGCCCCAGGAGGGCGAGGTCCTCGCGGTGGGCCCCGGGCGTTGGAACGAGGACGGCGACGAGCGCATCCCGCTCGACATCGCGGTCGGTGACAAGGTCATCTACAGCAAGTACGGCGGCACCGAGGTCAAGGTCGCGGGCCAGGAGTACCTGATCCTCTCGGGTCGCGACGTCCTCGCGATCGTCTCCTGACCCTCGAGTGATCCTCGAGCCGTGCGCCCCGTGAGCCCGCCCCCGGCGGACTGCTCCGGGGCGCACGGCTCGCGCCGTACCCACCACCCGCAGCATCTCTGAGGAGAGACATGCCCAAGATCCTTGAGTTCGACGAGAACGCCCGTCGCTCGCTCGAGCGCGGCGTCGACGCGCTCGCGAACACCGTCAAGGTGACGCTCGGCCCCAAGGGCCGCTACGTCGTCCTCGACAAGAAGTGGGGCGCCCCGACCATCACGAACGACGGCGTGACCGTCGCGCGTGAGGTCGAGCTGGACGACCCGTTCGAGAACCTCGGTGCCCAGCTCACCAAGGAGGTCGCGACCAAGACCAACGACGTCGCCGGTGACGGCACGACGACCGCGACGGTGCTGGCCCAGGCCCTGGTGCACGAGGGCCTCCGCGCCGTCGCCGCCGGCGCCAACCCGCTCGGCCTCAAGCGCGGCCTCGACCTGGCCGCCGCGGCCGTCGGCGACGCCCTGCGCGACGCCGCCCGCGAGGTCGACAACAAGGAGGACGTGGCCAGCGTCGGCACGATCTCCTCGCGCGACGCGCACATCGGCGCCCTGCTCGCCGACGCCTTCGACAAGGTCGGCAAGGACGGTGTCATCACCGTCGAGGAGTCGAACACGCTCGGCACCGACCTCGAGTTCACCGAGGGCATGCAGTTCGACAAGGGCTTCATCTCGCAGTACTTCGTCACCGACTCGGAGGGCCGCGAGGCCGTCCTCGACGACCCCTACATCCTCCTGCACCAGGGGAAGATCTCGGCCGTCGCCGAGCTGCTCCCGCTGCTCGAGAAGGTCATCGCCGCGGGCAAGTCGCTCTTCATCATCGCCGAGGACCTCGAGGGCGAGGCGCTCTCCACCCTCGTCGTCAACAAGATCCGCGGCACCTTCACCGGCGTGGCCGTCAAGGCGCCCGCGTTCGGCGACCGCCGCAAGGCGATCCTCCAGGACATCGCGGTGCTCACCGGCGCCCAGGTCGTGGCTCCCGAGGTCGGGCTCAAGCTCGACCAGGTCGGCCTCGAGGTGCTCGGCCAGGCCCGCCGCGTCGTGGTGACGAAGGACAACACCACGATCGTCGACGGTGCCGGCGACGCGTCGGCCGTCGAGGGCCGCGTCAACCAGATCAAGGCGGAGATCGAGAACACCGACTCCGACTGGGACCGCGAGAAGCTCCAGGAGCGCCTCGCCAAGCTGGCCGGTGGCGTCGTCGTCATCAAGGTCGGCGCGGCCACCGAGGTCGAGCTCAAGGAGAAGAAGCACCGCATCGAGGACGCCGTCTCCGCGACGCGCGCCGCGATCGAGGAGGGCATCGTCCCCGGCGGTGGCTCCGCGATCATCCACGCCGCCGCGGCGCTCGAGGGCGACCTCGGCCTCACCGGCGACGAGGCCGTCGGCGTGCGCATCGTGCGCAAGGCCGTCGACGAGCCGCTCCGCTGGATCGCCGAGAACGGCGGCGAGCAGGGCTACGTCGTGGTCTCCAAGGTGCGCGAGCTCGGCGTGGGCAACGGCTACAACGCCGCCACGGGCGAGTACGGCGACCTGGTCGCCCAGGGCGTCCTCGACCCCGTCAAGGTGACCCGCTCCGCCCTGGTCAACGCCGTCTCCATCGCGGGCCTGCTGCTGACGACCGAGACCCTGGTCGTCGACAAGCCCGAGGAGGAGGAGCCGGCCGCCGCCGGTCACGGTCACGGCCACGGCCACTGAGCGACCGCTCCACCTGCTCCACCGCTCCGCCCCCGGCGCCCTCGCGGCGCCGGGGGCGGCGTGCGTTGTTGCACCGCCGAAACACGGCCGTCCCGGTCGCGCAACACGCGCGGCGCACCGTCAGCCCATGCTGTGGCGAGTGCGCACCACCCTTCCCGACCGACCGGGCACGCTGGCCGTCCTCGCCGCCGAGTGCGGGGCCGCGGGCGTCAACATCCTCGCGCTCCAGGTGTTCCCGGGCGTCGACGCCGTCACCGACGAGCTCGTCGTGCGCACCCCGGAGGGGTGGACCCTCGAGCAGCTCACGGGCCTGCTGGAGGGCGCGGGCGGGACCGACGTGGTCGGCACGCCCTGCACCGAGGCGGCCCTGGTCGACCAGCCGGCGCGCTACGTGCAGGCGGCCCGCGCCGTGATCGCGCGGCCCTCCCGCTTCCCCGAGGTGGTCGCGCAGCTCTTCGACGCCGAGCCCGGCGACGCCGCCACGGGCGACGTGATGGAGATGACGGTCGGCGACGTCCAGGTGCAGGTGCGCCGCCGGGCCGCCTTCACGCCCACCGAGCACGCCCGGGGAGCAGCGATGGCGGACCTCGTCTCCGACGTGCTGGCCCGCACCCCGACGGTGCTCGGCTCCAGCGCGCGCCGGATGGGCGGCGGGGCGACCCCGACCTTCGAGCTGGTGGGGCGCACGGTGCAGGCCAGCGTGCAGGGCGTCGTGGTCGGCGTGGCCGTGCTGCGCGACGCGGAGCCGGGCGCGGAGCCGGGTGCGGAACCGGGTCTGCACACGGTCGACCTCGAGGTCGACCCGGGTTGGCAGCGCCGGGGGATCGGCACGCGCCTGCTCTCCGACGTGGCCCGCCTCGCGGCCGGCGAGGGCGTCCAGGACATCGTCCTGTCGACCCGTGCCGACAACCAGGCGGTCCTGCCGCTCGTGCTCGCGGCGGGCCTGCGCGGCCGGATCCGCATGTCCGCGGACGTGCTGACCGTTCGCATCCCGGTGCGGGAGCTGAGGCCGCTGCCGCGGGCCTAGACTGGCCCCCATGAGCGCCACCGCAGGAGTCCCCGACAAGTTCGCCGCCCTCGGTCTCACCTACGACGACGTGCTGCTGCTGCCGGGCTACTCCGACCTGGCGCCCAGCGAGATCGACACCACCTCGCGGCTGACCCGCGAGATCTCCCTCAAGGCCCCGCTGATCTCGGCGGCGATGGACACGGTGACCGAGTCCCGGATGGCGATCGCGATGGCGCGCCAGGGCGGCATCGGGATCCTCCACCGCAACCTCTCGGTGGCCGACCAGGCCTACCAGGTGGACCTCGTCAAGCGCACCCAGACGGGCATCATCTCCAACCCCGTCACGATCGGCCCCGACGCGACGCTCGAGGACCTCGACCGCATCTGCGGGGAGTACCGCGTCTCCGGCCTCCCGGTCGTCGACTCCGCGGACATGCTCCTGGGCATCATCACCAACCGCGACCTCCGCTTCACGCCGGTGGCCGAGTGGGGGACCACGAAGGTCGACGAGGTGATGACCCCGATGCCGCTCATCACGGGCGACGTGGGCATCAGCCGGGACGACGCCACCGCGCTGCTGCGCAAGCACAAGCGGGAGCGCCTCCCGCTGGTCGACGCCGACGGCAAGCTCGCCGGCCTCATCACCGTCAAGGACTTCGTGAAGTCCGAGCAGTTCCCCGACGCCTCGTACGACGCGGACGGCCGCCTCCTCGTCGGTGCGGCGATCGGCTACTTCGGTGATGCGTGGGAGCGCGCCACGACGCTCATCGAGGCGGGCGTCGACGTGCTCGTCGCCGACACGGCCCACGGCCACGTGCGGCTCCTGCTCGACATGGTGAAGCGGCTCAAGTCCGACCCGGCGACGAAGCACGTGCAGCTCATCGGCGGCAACGTGGCCACCCGCGAGGGCGCCCAGGCGTTCGTCGACGCCGGTGCGGACGCGGTCAAGGTCGGCTTCGGTCCCGGCTCGATCTGCACGACGCGCGTCGTCACCGGCGCGGGCGTGCCCCAGGTGACGGCCGTCTACGAGGCGTCGCTCGCCTGCCGGCCGGCCGGCGTCCCGGTCATCGCCGACGGCGGCCTGCAGCAGTCGGGCGACATCGCCAAGGCCCTCGTCGCGGGCGCGGAGTCGGTCATGATCGGCTCGCTCCTCGCCGGCTGCGAAGAGTCCCCGGGCGAGC
This Nocardioides alkalitolerans DNA region includes the following protein-coding sequences:
- the guaB gene encoding IMP dehydrogenase, encoding MSATAGVPDKFAALGLTYDDVLLLPGYSDLAPSEIDTTSRLTREISLKAPLISAAMDTVTESRMAIAMARQGGIGILHRNLSVADQAYQVDLVKRTQTGIISNPVTIGPDATLEDLDRICGEYRVSGLPVVDSADMLLGIITNRDLRFTPVAEWGTTKVDEVMTPMPLITGDVGISRDDATALLRKHKRERLPLVDADGKLAGLITVKDFVKSEQFPDASYDADGRLLVGAAIGYFGDAWERATTLIEAGVDVLVADTAHGHVRLLLDMVKRLKSDPATKHVQLIGGNVATREGAQAFVDAGADAVKVGFGPGSICTTRVVTGAGVPQVTAVYEASLACRPAGVPVIADGGLQQSGDIAKALVAGAESVMIGSLLAGCEESPGELVFVNGKQYKAYRGMGSLGAMSSRGKKSYSKDRYFQAEVTSDDKIVPEGVEGQVAYRGPLAAVAHQLIGGLSQSMFYIGARTVPELQEKGRFVRITSASLKESHPHDIQMVAEAPNYQSR
- the groL gene encoding chaperonin GroEL (60 kDa chaperone family; promotes refolding of misfolded polypeptides especially under stressful conditions; forms two stacked rings of heptamers to form a barrel-shaped 14mer; ends can be capped by GroES; misfolded proteins enter the barrel where they are refolded when GroES binds), which codes for MPKILEFDENARRSLERGVDALANTVKVTLGPKGRYVVLDKKWGAPTITNDGVTVAREVELDDPFENLGAQLTKEVATKTNDVAGDGTTTATVLAQALVHEGLRAVAAGANPLGLKRGLDLAAAAVGDALRDAAREVDNKEDVASVGTISSRDAHIGALLADAFDKVGKDGVITVEESNTLGTDLEFTEGMQFDKGFISQYFVTDSEGREAVLDDPYILLHQGKISAVAELLPLLEKVIAAGKSLFIIAEDLEGEALSTLVVNKIRGTFTGVAVKAPAFGDRRKAILQDIAVLTGAQVVAPEVGLKLDQVGLEVLGQARRVVVTKDNTTIVDGAGDASAVEGRVNQIKAEIENTDSDWDREKLQERLAKLAGGVVVIKVGAATEVELKEKKHRIEDAVSATRAAIEEGIVPGGGSAIIHAAAALEGDLGLTGDEAVGVRIVRKAVDEPLRWIAENGGEQGYVVVSKVRELGVGNGYNAATGEYGDLVAQGVLDPVKVTRSALVNAVSIAGLLLTTETLVVDKPEEEEPAAAGHGHGHGH
- a CDS encoding GNAT family N-acetyltransferase, which gives rise to MLWRVRTTLPDRPGTLAVLAAECGAAGVNILALQVFPGVDAVTDELVVRTPEGWTLEQLTGLLEGAGGTDVVGTPCTEAALVDQPARYVQAARAVIARPSRFPEVVAQLFDAEPGDAATGDVMEMTVGDVQVQVRRRAAFTPTEHARGAAMADLVSDVLARTPTVLGSSARRMGGGATPTFELVGRTVQASVQGVVVGVAVLRDAEPGAEPGAEPGLHTVDLEVDPGWQRRGIGTRLLSDVARLAAGEGVQDIVLSTRADNQAVLPLVLAAGLRGRIRMSADVLTVRIPVRELRPLPRA